The following proteins are co-located in the Malus sylvestris chromosome 13, drMalSylv7.2, whole genome shotgun sequence genome:
- the LOC126596933 gene encoding plastid-lipid-associated protein 6, chloroplastic-like isoform X1, which produces MAMTSSSSLPHSLHSSPSTSSANYVLPSKRPSPKRLRFGSVNPRHTKSFALRAAADEISFVEPPPPPLPYSGSKPAPNPELVASLKLKLLSDVSGLNRGLAASREDLQKADAAAKEIEAAGGPVDLSADIDKLQGRWKLIYSSAFSSRTLGGSRPGPPTGRLLPITLGQVFQRIDIFSKNFDNIVELDLGVPWPLPPFDATTTLAHKFELIGSARVKIVFEKTTVKTTGTYRNFFL; this is translated from the exons ATGGCCATGACTTCTTcgagctctctccctcactctctACATTCTTCGCCTTCTACTTCTTCTGCAAACTATGTTCTTCCAAGCAAACGACCCTCCCCAAAGCGCCTCCGTTTTGGTTCGGTAAATCCCCGTCACACCAAAAGCTTTGCTCTGAGAGCAGCTGCGGACGAGATCTCTTTTGTTGAGCCGCCGCCGCCACCTCTGCCGTATTCCGGAAGTAAACCCGCGCCCAACCCTGAACTCGTAGCATCTTTAAAGCTTAAGCTATTG AGTGATGTTTCTGGGTTAAATAGAGGCCTTGCAGCATCGCGAGAGGATCTACAAAAGGCAGATGCTGCTGCCAAGGAGATTGAAGCTGCTGGAGGTCCAGTGGATCTCTCAGCTGATATTGATAAACTGCAAGGGAGATGGAAACTGATATATAGCAGTGCATTTTCTTCTCGTACTCTAGGTGGGAGCCGTCCTGGACCTCCCACTGGAAGGCTACTCCCAATTACTTTAGGCCAG GTATTTCAACGGATTGACATCTTCAGCAAAAACTTTGATAACATAGTGGAGCTTGATCTAGGTGTTCCATGGCCCCTACCTCCCTTTGACGCAACTACCACCTTGGCCCACAAATTTGAGCTCATAG GATCTGCCAGGGTTAAAATTGTCTTCGAGAAAACTACTGTAAAGACTACTGGAACTTATCGCAACTTCTTCCTTTAG
- the LOC126596933 gene encoding plastid-lipid-associated protein 6, chloroplastic-like isoform X2, with amino-acid sequence MAMTSSSSLPHSLHSSPSTSSANYVLPSKRPSPKRLRFGSVNPRHTKSFALRAAADEISFVEPPPPPLPYSGSKPAPNPELVASLKLKLLSDVSGLNRGLAASREDLQKADAAAKEIEAAGGPVDLSADIDKLQGRWKLIYSSAFSSRTLGGSRPGPPTGRLLPITLGQVFQRIDIFSKNFDNIVELDLGVPWPLPPFDATTTLAHKFELIVSTHNGNRICQG; translated from the exons ATGGCCATGACTTCTTcgagctctctccctcactctctACATTCTTCGCCTTCTACTTCTTCTGCAAACTATGTTCTTCCAAGCAAACGACCCTCCCCAAAGCGCCTCCGTTTTGGTTCGGTAAATCCCCGTCACACCAAAAGCTTTGCTCTGAGAGCAGCTGCGGACGAGATCTCTTTTGTTGAGCCGCCGCCGCCACCTCTGCCGTATTCCGGAAGTAAACCCGCGCCCAACCCTGAACTCGTAGCATCTTTAAAGCTTAAGCTATTG AGTGATGTTTCTGGGTTAAATAGAGGCCTTGCAGCATCGCGAGAGGATCTACAAAAGGCAGATGCTGCTGCCAAGGAGATTGAAGCTGCTGGAGGTCCAGTGGATCTCTCAGCTGATATTGATAAACTGCAAGGGAGATGGAAACTGATATATAGCAGTGCATTTTCTTCTCGTACTCTAGGTGGGAGCCGTCCTGGACCTCCCACTGGAAGGCTACTCCCAATTACTTTAGGCCAG GTATTTCAACGGATTGACATCTTCAGCAAAAACTTTGATAACATAGTGGAGCTTGATCTAGGTGTTCCATGGCCCCTACCTCCCTTTGACGCAACTACCACCTTGGCCCACAAATTTGAGCTCATAG TTTCCACCCATAATGGTAACAGGATCTGCCAGGGTTAA
- the LOC126595329 gene encoding uncharacterized protein LOC126595329 yields MGTEHREGVGGWQKPGFGVLKLNCDVAWRRHTNEGEVRWVLRDFARIPKFAGREGRGWFGSAIMAEAEAVHQGLEAVVGSGMGSSFRLMVKSDSKGLIQMINKEVAIDVILEIYLQDIWRMASLFQSVRFCFTPHHCNRVAHFIAGYVVKHGGRFGWDELGPEFLFNILAKDAYVTIRI; encoded by the coding sequence ATGGGGACGGAACATAGGGAGGGTGTGGGGGGCTGGCAGAAACCGGGGTTTGGAGTGTTGAAATTAAATTGTGATGTGGCATGGAGGAGACACACGAATGAGGGAGAAGTTAGGTGGGTGCTTCGGGATTTTGCAAGGATCCCAAAGTTTGCGGGTAGGGAAGGAAGGGGATGGTTTGGGAGTGCCATTATGGCAGAGGCGGAAGCAGTACATCAGGGATTGGAGGCAGTGGTGGGAAGTGGTATGGGAAGTAGTTTTAGGTTGATGGTTAAATCAGATTCCAAGGGCTTGATTCAGATGATCAACAAGGAGGTTGCGATTGATGTGATTCTCGAGATTTATCTCCAAGATATTTGGAGAATGGCAAGTTTATTTCAATCAGTAAGGTTTTGCTTTACCCCTCATCATTGTAATCGTGTAGCCCATTTTATAGCAGGGTACGTAGTTAAGCATGGCGGGAGATTTGGCTGGGATGAGTTAGGACCAgagtttcttttcaatattcTAGCAAAAGATGCATATGTAACGATTCGTATTTAA
- the LOC126596931 gene encoding KIN14B-interacting protein At4g14310-like, translated as MSASSAPRLKDRGGAGAVAGSKAAAALKPSKPLTPVPFSDKRYSSVGKENPLSGTAAFRTSAKKPTIRPVPRVDKASVSVATRDGGGETRARWSMPSAPRGRSSSPSEFTRVLCHTGKERRVSVGRARPGSGLSSVGESDRVVASAGKALSNVRGSASGKQRKGFRDLDVKKSEVGANGIKVLRDIKEIGEVDVNLEKKNATSGELEVKGVGIEKNWDGVRVSGSGGGVCKLTSELKNPDGVDKKDRNLVRVDDKAVKFGSGAVLGLKESGEKSVSNAKVLEGLKEKRLSEEGRSGSRSGIKYPSKLHEKLAFLEGKVKRISSDIKKTKEILDMNNTDTSKVILSDIQEKISGIEKAMGHANDSSGKIGLPKSTEHNDRDAKVVEKEPVSNAKSFVEGLNSEDLEARLFPHHKLLKNHKALKGSSESSQSHGSQAVETSCEANVEEKSLSLIDDNLIAVEFLASLDRTKVSTRDDGCEDLKCFEVQEVDGVTAAEVEKSSKFVTGKPNLELILTTDETLDELDDQENVQEMIMDGETEDTCIYQLNQIGQKTSTGGWFVSEGESVLLAHYDSSCTFYDIVNCEEKVVYKPPGGVSPNMWRDCWIIRAPSADGCSGKYVVAASAGNTMDSGFCSWDFYAKDVRAFRIEDCSAPSRTVLGPLPNNISYGRNALSDLLDPEPRQWWYKPCGPLIVSTASCQRVVSIYDIRDGEQVMKWDVSKPVIAMDNSSPLQWRNRGKVVVAEAETISLWDVNSLNSQALLSVSSSGRKISALHVNNTDAELGGGVRQRVSSSEAEGNDGVFCTQDSINLIDFRHPTGVGLKIPKLGVNVQSVFSRGDSVFLGCPSARLGWKKQSSSQVQQFSIRQQRLYNTYALPESNAHSHYTAITQVWGNSNLVMGVCGLGLFVFDALKDDGVPLLTSDDGTHKARETVGPDDLYAPSFDYLGSRALLISRDRPALWRYIP; from the exons ATGTCGGCCTCATCGGCTCCCCGCCTCAAAGACCGCGGCGGCGCTGGCGCCGTCGCAGGGTCCAAAGCCGCTGCCGCTCTCAAACCATCCAAGCCCCTCACGCCGGTACCCTTTTCCGACAAGAGGTACTCCAGCGTCGGAAAAGAGAACCCTCTTTCTGGGACCGCCGCTTTCCGGACCTCGGCCAAGAAGCCCACGATCCGGCCCGTTCCACGCGTTGACAAGGCGTCTGTGTCTGTGGCAACCAGAGACGGCGGTGGCGAAACGCGTGCCCGGTGGTCCATGCCGTCGGCGCCGAGAGGTAGGAGCTCTAGTCCTTCTGAGTTTACAAGGGTACTTTGTCATACGGGTAAGGAGCGAAGGGTCTCAGTGGGTCGGGCCAGACCGGGTTCGGGTCTGAGTTCAGTGGGGGAGAGCGATAGAGTGGTGGCGAGTGCAGGGAAGGCTCTGAGTAATGTTAGGGGATCAGCGAGTGGGAAGCAGAGAAAGGGATTTAGGGATTTGGATGTGAAGAAGAGTGAAGTGGGGGCGAATGGGATTAAGGTTTTGAGGGATATCAAAGAAATTGGTGAAGTTGATGTGAATTTAGAGAAAAAGAATGCAACTTCTGGAGAATTAGAAGTGAAAGGGGTGGGAATTGAGAAGAATTGGGATGGAGTTAGGGTTTCGGGAAGTGGTGGTGGAGTGTGTAAACTTACCTCCGAATTGAAAAACCCAGATGGGGTTGATAAAAAGGATCGAAATTTGGTGAGGGTTGATGACAAGGCTGTGAAATTTGGGAGTGGTGCTGTTTTGGGACTGAAGGAGTCTGGTGAAAAATCTGTGAGTAATGCAAAGGTTTTGGAGGGTTTGAAAGAAAAGAGGCTGAGTGAAGAAGGGCGTAGTGGCAGTCGTTCGGGTATCAAATATCCAAGTAAGCTTCATGAGAAGCTCGCTTTCTTGGAAGGGAAGGTTAAGAGGATTTCCTCGGATATTAAGAAGACAAAGGAGATTCTGGATATGAATAACACAGATACATCGAAGGTGATACTCTCCGATATTCAGGAAAAGATTTCTGGGATTGAGAAGGCCATGGGACATGCCAATGATTCAAGTGGTAAGATTGGGTTGCCGAAAAGTACTGAGCATAATGACCGAGATGCCAAAGTAGTTGAGAAGGAGCCGGTGAGTAATGCTAAGAGTTTTGTAGAAGGGTTGAACAGTGAAGACTTGGAAGCTAGGCTCTTTCCTCATCACAAGCTGCTTAAAAATCATAAGGCATTGAAAGGATCATCAGAAAGCTCTCAAAGTCATGGGTCCCAAGCTGTTGAAACCAGTTGTGAAGCAAACGTTGAAGAGAAGTCATTGAGCCTTATAGATGATAACCTAATTGCAGTAGAGTTCTTGGCTTCCTTGGACCGAACTAAAGTTTCAACAAGGGATGATGGATGTGAagatttgaaatgttttgaagttcAAGAAGTGGATGGTGTCACTGCTGCAGAAGTTGAAAAATCTTCAAAATTTGTCACTGGCAAGCCAAATTTGGAGCTCATTCTCACAACTGATGAAACACTTGATGAGTTGGATGATCAGGAGAATGTACAGGAAATGATCATGGATGGGGAAACTGAGGATACCTGCATTTACCAGCTGAACCAAATAGGCCAAAAAACCTCAACTGGCGGGTGGTTTGTGTCTGAAGGAGAGTCGGTTCTTCTTGCTCATTATGACAGTTCATGCACCTTCTATGATATTGTAAACTGTGAG GAGAAGGTTGTGTATAAGCCTCCTGgtggagtttcacctaatatgTGGAGAGACTGTTGGATAATCCGTGCTCCCAGTGCTGATGGTTGCTCAGGAAAGTACGTTGTGGCTGCATCTGCTGGAAATACAATGGATTCAGGGTTTTGTTCATGGGATTTCTATGCCAAAGATGTGCGTGCTTTCCGGATTGAGGACTGTTCAGCCCCTTCAAGAACAGTGCTTGGCCCCTTACCTAACAACATTTCATATGGGAGAAATGCTTTGTCTGATCTTCTGGATCCAGAACCTAGACAATGGTGGTATAAACCTTGTGGACCTCTCATTGTCTCAACTGCTAGTTGTCAGAGAGTTGTGAGTATTTATGACATCCGTGATGGCGAACAAGTTATGAAATGGGATGTATCGAAGCCTGTTATAGCAATGGATAATTCAAGTCCCTTGCAGTGGAGAAATAGAGGAAAAGTTGTTGTAGCTGAAGCTGAAACAATTTCCCTTTGGGATGTGAACTCTCTTAACTCTCAGGCTTTACTATCTGTTTCTTCTTCTGGTCGGAAAATTTCTGCTCTTCATGTGAATAACACTGATGCTGAACTAGGTGGTGGCGTTCGACAAAG GGTAAGTTCTTCCGAGGCAGAAGGAAATGATGGAGTGTTTTGTACCCAAGATTCTATTAACCTTATAGACTTTCGGCATCCTACTGGTGTAGGTCTTAAGATACCAAAACTCGGTGTCAATGTGCAATCAGTCTTCTCCCGCGGAGATTCTGTCTTCCTTGGCTGCCCTAGTGCAAGATTGGGATGGAAAAAACAGTCCTCTTCACAGGTTCAGCAATTCTCAATCCGACAACAAAGGCTATACAACACTTACGCTTTGCCAGAATCAAATGCTCACAGCCATTACACAGCAATTACGCAAGTTTGGGGGAATTCCAACCTCGTAATGGGTGTTTGTGGATTGGGGCTGTTTGTATTTGATGCATTGAAGGATGACGGAGTTCCATTGTTGACCAGTGATGATGGGACTCATAAAGCCAGAGAAACTGTTGGTCCAGATGACTTGTACGCACCTTCTTTCGATTACTTGGGTTCTCGGGCTCTTCTCATCTCAAGAGATCGCCCGGCACTGTGGAGGTACATACCATAG